The region TGTATTACCTGTTGTTGGTAAGGCAGCACGAATGTGGCATAGTCTGGAGGGGTGAGGCGACCAGCCCAAGAGTCAAAGATTTGGATGACCTGAGCGCCATTGCGAATTTGGTAAACGGCATAGGTTGAAATGGCTTTAGCTAGTTGTCAGAGGATTTGATGCAGTAACCCTGGTTCGCAAAATGCCATGCGTTTAACCAAACTGAAGTAGGTTGCATTCTGTCCCTCTACTAAATACGTTGCCAGCGTCCACGGCGCGCCCACAAAGCCTAAAACCGTTGCTTTGCCTTGTAGGCGATCGCAAAGCCCCCGCAGAATTTCGCCAATGAATGATAGGTCTGCTTCCGGGTTGAGATCATGCATCGCCTCAAGCTGCTCTAGGGAACGGATGGGATGCTCAATGATGGGCCTTTGCTTTCACTAATCTCGAAGTGGATGTTCATTGCCATTAGGGGGGGCAAAATGTCGGAAAACAAAATCACGCTATCCGGATGGAAGGCTTCGTAGGGTTGTAGTGAAATTTCGATCGCTAACTCAGGCACTTCCGAGCGCATCCGAAACGAAGGATACTTTTGCCGTAAATCACGATACGCCTTGAGGTATCGTCCAGCCTGCCGCATCATCCAGACTGGCGGACGATCAACGGGCCTATTCTGAGCCGCTCGCAACAGCCGATCTCCAGATACAACAGAGTCAGTCATATTCGGAACACAAGAGGATTTCATCACACTAGACTCAGTAACGGCTGCGGTTATTGCGATACACCTTATTCCAACTGCTCCAACGCATCACGAACATCAACCAAGTGATTGTTAAACACTTCAAGTGCCGCATCGAGAACCTTGAAAAGAGCCGGATCGCGCACAGAGTAGAACACGTAATTCCCTTGCTTGCGACTGGTGACTAAATTGCGACTCCGCAACACAGCTAACTGCTGAGAAACAGCCGAAGCCTCGATTTCAAGCCATTCTGCAATGTAGCCGACACTCTGCTCTCCCAGTCGTAGCGCATCTAGAATTTGAATTCGCACAGGGTTCGACAAGACTTTGAAAAGGTCGGCTTTAAAGTAACTGGGCTTGAATGTCATTGCACGGTTATCTCTATAGCTACAAATCTTGCTAAATAGTTTACTATCTTCCCTGGAGGTGGCGTATCAAACTGCTCTAACTAGGGAGTTATACCGCTCAGAGGTCACTTTTCTGAGGCGATCTAAACATTTGGAAACTGTAATCGTGCCATTGTCGTGGGTGGTGAGTACCGTGTGATCGGAAACATTGTGATCGCAAACTCCATCAGGAGCACCTTTGGCGTGGCGCTTGTAGCGTTCTAGCATGATCGGCGAAAGGGGATGCCCCCCTTCATTGGAAACAATCACTAGATCGGGTTTACAGTATTCAAAAACTTCAGAACAGTAACCATCCTCACGGCCATGATTAGATGCAACAAAAATATTAACTTGACGCAGCGATTCACGAAATTCATCACATTTCAGTAACGTTTGCCAACCTGCCGTCTTTAAATCACTCGGCAGAATCATATTGATATCTTCATAGGATAGAAACGTGACCAGACTTAAATCCCGCACATCTTGGCACACCTGTGGAGAACTCCAAAAGAAGGTAAAGTTAACACCACTAATGGCTATAGATTGACTAATCCGTTGACACTCAGGATGATGCTTGGCAGTTACCTGAAGCGGATTTCTCGCCCACGACGAGACTTCCTGTAGTTCTGGAAATTGTTCGAGTGGTAAGCTCGGATTGGCAATCAAACGCTGAATCGTGACACCTGACTCGGCAAGGTGCTCTAGGAATTCGGGCATCCCGTCCAAATGTTCTGGGACATAGGCTGGCACAATCAGGCAGTCAACGACTGGGTAGTGGCGCTTGAGTAGATACTGCCAAGCCCCCGCTCCGCTTCGAGAATTGAAACCGATATCGAGCACAATTGCGTGATGATTATGGGGATCAATTATTACACTGAAACCATGATCGACATCGAAAACTTTAACGTCAAGCATCCTATTCTCCAGGGTATTTGCGATATTTCATCGATCTCAACGAGAAGTTAGTCTAGCGGTGCATCAAAGATGACTTCAAAAAAGGAATGTGGGTATATTCGCTTCATAAAATTGCGATAGTGTTCAGCTTCTATGCGTGATGAAAATCGACCGATGACTAGACTTTGCATTGTCGCCATTTGGCGAATCACACACCAATCCTGTGCTTGAGTTGTTGGCGTAGAAAGCTGATTTTCAAACTTGCGAACAAGATAATTCATCGAGAACTGTGCCCAAAATTTGGGGATAGAAAACTGCCTTGCTGTGGTAGCAATGCCCACTCACTGCAATGATTATTGCTGCCGCAACAGTCTCAAGCATAGTGAAAAATCTAGCTATCCGCAAGACTTTGCATATAGAGATATTTCAGTATGCTAGGATTGCAGTATCCTGAGATTGCATTATGACCAGGGAGTGTTTAAGCATACGATGGTTAGTCATTCGGTAATGGCGACAGTCCGTGAGCGTTTCCGGTGGCAAAATCCTTTAGCGCACTGGCGGGGCGATTTAACAGGAGGTTTGACGGCAGCGGTGGTAGCCTTGCCACTAGCGCTTGCCTTTGCGATCGCTAGTGGCGTTGATCCCAAGGCAGGACTCTACACAGCGATCGTAGCGGGCTGTGTTGCGGCCCTCTTTGGCGGCTCTCCAGTACAAATTACGGGTCCGACCGGAGCCATGGCGGTAATTCTGCTGGGCATTGTTGCCAAGTACGGCATCGAGAAGGTTTGGCTGGCCGGTGTCATGGCTGGGTTGATTCAGATTACTTTGGGTGTTGCCAAACTCGGGCGCTTGGTCAAGTTCATCCCCTACCCAGTGACGGCAGGGTTCACCAATGGAATTGCCATCATTATCTTTTGTGGTCAGTTGAATAACTTTCTCGGTCTCAGCCTGCCCCGTGCTGAGCATTTTTTGCCCGGTCTCTGGCAAACGGTGCATCACTTGTCTGAGGCTCACTGGCGAGCGATCGCGATCGCCACCGTGGTCATTGTGACGAAACTGCTGTGGGCAAAACTGCGGACTTCCATTCCCGGGTCATTAGTGGGGTTGGTACTGGCAACAGTACTGGTTGCAGGCTTCCATCTTGACGTGCCCACCATTGGCTCTATTCCCCAAGCATTGCCAATGCCCCACGGCATTCCCCACTGGCAAGATTTTGGCTTGATTCGAGAATTGATCAACCCAGCCTTAGCCTTGGCCGCCCTAGGGAGTATTGAATCACTATTGTCAGCAGTGGTGGCCGATGGCATGACCGTTAGTGAAAAGCACGATAGCGATCGCGAACTGATTGGGCAAGGTCTGGCCAATATGATCGTCCCCTTCTTTGGGGGCATTCCCGCGACCGGCGCGATCGCCCGCACCGCCGTCAATATCCGCGCTGGAGGCAGAACCCGCCTCTCTGGAGTCATTCATAGTCTGGCGCTAACGCTAATCGTGCTGCTGCTCGCTCCCTTAGCCGCCCAAATTCCCCTGGCCGCGCTGGCTGGAATTTTGATGGTGACCAGCGTACGGATGCTGGAATGGGAAGCGATCGGCTTACTGATGCGAGCAACCTATGCTGACTTCGCTGTCATGGTGCTAACTTGGGCAGTTACCATTTGCTTTGACTTGGTTCTGGCCGTTGAAGTGGGTTTGATCGCCGCTGGCGCACTGTTTATCAAACGGATGAGTGACTTGAGCATGGGCAGGGTTCCTGAAACAGAAGCCTTCCCCCCCGGCATTCCCCTAGAGTTAGGCAAGCAAATCGCCGTGTACCGGGTCGATGGCCCCATGTTTTTTGGGGCTGCTGAGCGTTTTGTGACCTTCCTGCGGGATGAACCTGAAGTCCGTTACCTGATCTTGCGGATGCGATTTGTTCCCGTTATGGATACAACAGGTTTAGTCGCTTTAGAAGACATTTACTATGACCTGAAGCGTCGGGGATGTCAACTGCTGCTCAGTGGTTTACAGCCAGAGGTCAAGCAAATGCTGGAGCGGACTGGCTTACTCAATCGGATTGGGCCAGAGAACTGTTTTGACAGTACCGATGCCGCTGTAAAATCGCTGACTTCTAAGTTAGCTTGTGAGTTACCTCCACCGTTACCTCAGGAAAAGCCTGAGAAAGTCCTGCTCTAAGCTTAGGGGCTACGGAGGAGGCGATCGGTCATACCTGTCTCAATCCCCCAATCGCTTCATGACTAAATCGATTCAGATAGTCCATAATTGCGAGTGTCCCTGCTGTCGCCAGAGTGGCACCGTTTCCCGTCGTTTCTTTCTACAGAGCATACTCCCCGCTGCACTCATTTATGGTGCAACTCTAATCCGTCCTCAATCAGCCCTAGCCGACGAACATCGGGCAACAGCCTTGGTGCTGAGCTGTATTGATTTCCGCTTTGTGGGCTTGGAGCAATCTTTTTTGTCCAACCAGCATTTAGATCACGCCTATGATTGGGTTGCCTTAGCGGGAGCATCCTTGGCTCTGACTGGGTTTCCTCACCCTGCAGAAGCAGAAGTATTTTGGGATCAACTTGGTTTATCGAAACGGTTGCATGACATCCGCAAAGTAATTATTCTCGATCATCAAGACTGTGGAGCTTACGCCAGTCTGTACAGACAGCCCTTCCCTGATCTGACATCTGAGCAAAATCTCCATGCCAAATACCTGAACCAAGCCTATGAACAAATTCGCCAGCGCTACCCCGACCTAGAGGTAGAGCTTTATTTTGTTAAGCTCACAGGTGAAGTGAGTCGGGTCCCTCCTCATCAATTAACGTAAGTGCAGGGAAAATGATGACAGATTCGCTAAATTTTTACGAATTTAATTTGTACTGTTCATCCTTTGGTGTTTTGTGTGGCAATCATACTGCAAGTTAAAGTGAAGCCCAATTCTCGCGTGTCGTTGCTAGAGCAAATGCCAGACGGCAACTGGTTGGCACGGCTAAAATCACCACCTGTAGACGGCAAAGCCAATGCTGAACTCCTTGCCTTGGTCGCAAAACACTTTAGATGTCCCAAGTCTGCTGTGACAATTAAATCTGGGCAATCTGGTCGAACAAAGTTTCTGGTTATTAACCCTCCAACAGATTAAGCTCATACGCTGATTCCAGTCGCGATCGCCACATAACAACCCCCTTGCAGCGGACGGAATGAAAGTGTTGGTGATACTCAAATGTTGCTTGCCGCCGCTGAAGGGGAACGTTATGCCGCTTCCCCCAAGATGTGGCAATGTTAAATTGGCTGGAGAGTTCCGAAGTAGCTACATTTTTTCAAATTAAAGTGAGGTTAAACAAATGGTAGCCAACAATACTGCAACCGAACTACATCAAGAATCTGACACTAAAGCAGAAGCTCGAAACGAGGCGAACAAGCAAGAAAAGATTAAGGTATCCCTAGACAGCCTCAAAACGCCTGTTGCAAGTGAGGCTTTTAATGCTCGTGTCACCTGCCAAAGACGGAGTTAGAAGTCTAGTTTTCTAGATGCTGTAGGTGTTGTCGGATTTGCCGTAGCGACAATGCTTGAAATTGCCGCTATGGCTTTGATACTCATTGCTAGGGATAAAGACCAAATCATGACTAAAGAGACGTTATACAAGAAGTCGGATTATGTGCGTGTTCTGGGTGATGATGAGCGTTTGCTAATCTATCACTCATTGTTCAACAATCCGCTCGAAACAAACAACACAATCTTAGGGATGATGGAAGTGTTTTCTACTCCAACACCCCTTGATAAGATTTCAGAGCTTTACGAGGGTGATGTAGAAGCAATCATTTCTAGCTTGGTTGATCTGCATTTTATTGTTCCTATCGATCAAGATGAGAGGGAAGTCCTTTCAAGTCTTCACGAAGGTTTCCTTAAAGAAGTACAAGTTGGAGAAAAGCTTTCAAGACTAGAGTTAGCCATCAGTAACGCCTGTAACTTTGGTTGTCAGCATTGTATGCACTTTCTGAATAACGAGGTGCCATCTCGCATAGATCCTGCTATGCACATGAGTGCTGAAACAGCTAAGCAAAGCATAGACACCTTTGTTGCTCAGGTCAGAAAAAATGATAATAATTCCGTAAGGGTTCACTTTGGCAATGGTGAGCCATTAATGAATTGGGCAACCCTTCTCTTTGCTTTGGAATATTGTGGCTCAATTGAAGATATTAATTTCTCCTATGCCATGAATACTAACTTAAGTCTTCTTGACGAGAAAAAAGCTGAAGTCTTAAAACAGTACAACGTTAAGATTTCTACATCTCTAGATGGGTTGAAAGACGGAAACGACGCTATCAGAGTAGATCATAAGGGTCGTGGTACATTTGACACCATTATGAGTAAGATTCAACTTCTTAAATCGATTGGTCATCCGATTGATGGTTTTACTGTGACGGTGACTGACAAAAATTTCCAGTTAATAGACGAAAGTATTGTTGATCTTGCAAAAGAGATCGGAGTCAAAGATATGGCTATGGATTTTGACTTGGTTCGCTCAACTGGAATTACTACAGAGTCTTGTGTCGAAAAGATTATTCTTCTGCGGCGATATGCCCATCAACAAGGTTTGAATTTTTACGGTACATGGGAGACACCATATCGAAATTTGATGTCTAGCTCTTGGCTTAATACTCCTCATGCATTTTGCCCTGCAATGGAGGGTAAGACACTTGAGTTCAATGTTGATGGAAGCTTGAAAACTTGTGGGCATACCAACACAGTTGTGGGGACATCAGACAAATTTGAAGATTGCTTTACCCCCAATAGCAAATACTCTCAACTGATAGAGAGCCGACTCCCTGGAAACAATGACTTCTGCAAAGGCTGTGAAATTGAAGGTTCTTGTGCAGGGCAGTGTCAAGTCACTTTGGAGTCCTCTAGGAATGATAGTCAATTAGTTGAAAAAATGTGCCAATTAATGATCGCAACTACACAGAGCTTGGTTCATGAGTATCTAGAAGGCAGGTAAAACTCTGTGCCTATAACCATGAGAAAGTTAGTTATTTTCATGGGGTTGTTCTATCTAATTCAGACATATACCAACAACCCAGGAATAACTGCTTTACCCCAATCTCTCTATCTCAAGGAAACCCTTGGTCTATCAGCAACGACAATAGCCCAAATTGGTGGCATTATCTCGGTGCCTTGGATGATAAAACCTGTCTGGGGTTTCATCGTTGACACCTTTCCTATTTTTGGTTTTCGTACCAAAAGTTATCTGATAATTTGTTATTCTCTAGCTTCAGTAGTACTTCTATGGCTTGGCAGTTTAGAGAAATACACGGGCTTTATTCTAGCTCTCGGAGGAGTAATAACCTCTGTCTGTATTGCAACTTCAGATGTTGTAGCAGATAGGCTGATGGTGACGAAGGGAAAAGCCCTCAATCAAACATCTACCCTACAGTCTGCTCAGTGGACTGCGCTTTGCATCGGTGAAGCATTGATGTTTTACTTGGGAGGCTTACTTGCAAAGTTTACCAGTTTATCGATAGCTTTTACTGTGAGCGCATTTGTCCCCCTACTTGGCTTATTAGCAACTCTATTTTTCTTTAAAGAAGATCGTATAAACAAAGATCGATATTCTCCCATTTCTTCCATTAAAGTGAGCATTTCAACCCTATGGAGAGCTATTAAATCTCGTCATTTCATAGCGGTGGTTTTGTTCATTGCTTTTCTTAAATTTAGTCCTTCACCACCACTTTTGTTCTACTTTCGTGACACGTTAGGCTTCTCGGAAGACTTTGTTGGCTCTTTGAGTGCTGTAGGTTCAATAGCTTCAGCTATTGGTGCAATTGTGTTTGGTGTATTCTCTCCGAAAGTTTCAAGGCGAAGTCTACTCAATTTGATTATAGGGTTGAGTGCATTATCAACGTTTTGCTTTACGTTCATATACAATCCCATAAGTGCTGTTTTAATTCAGAGTGTGAGTAGTTTCTTTAGCATGATTGCATTCATTGGGGTGTTAGAAATATCGGCGCGAGCTTCTCCAGAGGGAGCCGAAGGTACGTCATTTGCATTACTCGCTTCAATTTCTAATTTAACGCTTTCTTTTGGAGAGATTTTCGGAGGTTGGCTGTATGACTTCAAGATTCCATTTGCTTTACTGACTGCTATCAGTGCTGCTTTTACTGCTTTATGCTGGTTTCTTATACCAATCTTGAAGCTTGATAAAAACTAGGAACTAGCTGCCCAGAGCAAAGAGACTTCATATTGATTAAATGTTGAATCCGCATTCACAAGTGTCATATCTTCTACCTGAGCTTGTGCAATCAGCATTCGGTCAAAAGGATCACGATGATGTAAAGGCAATGCAGCCACCCGCAAAGCATGAGAAGCAGTGATCTCTAACGATCTAGCTCCTAGTTGAGTCATTCGAGTAGAGACATAATCATCTATTGGTTCTGGCAGTGGCAGCTTACCGATTGAAACCTTAATTCCCATCTCCCAAACACTGGCAACAGAAAACCACACTTCATTACTTTCGTTCGCAATTTGTTCAATCACATTCTCACTTAACTTTTCTGGTTGAGCAAACCACCATAGCCAACATTGTGTATCTAGTAAAAGTCTCACTCTGTACCGCCCTCAAATGCAACCAAAATATCTTCTGGCAGAGGAGCATTAAAGTCGTCTGGCACAATAAATTTTCCCCGATCTTGTCCCAAGCTAGACTGTCGATCTAAGGATGTCCGAAACGGAACAAGCTTAGCAATTGGAATACCTCGGTTTGAAATAACGATTTCCTCTCCGAGTTCCACACGGGACAATAGCCGAGAGAGGTTGGTCTTAGCCTGATGGATATTTACAGTTTCCATGTTCTTAAAGAACTAAGTCTACAAACTAAGTTTAGTTCAATTGCAGTGATTCTGCAAGGGTAAGTTAATTTAGAGTTGTGAGTAACTGGCAAGCAACGCAGCATAACAACGCGCTGGAGCGGACGGTCGGGAGATCTCGGTGATGCTGCTAAGGTTATCTGCCGCCGCTCAGCTAAGCCGTTATGCCGCAAGTCCTCGGTTGGGGCAGTTCCTCAAGGCTGCCTGTTGGTCTTTACAGTTAAATAATTCTGAAGTGCTTGAAAAGAACCGTAATTGCAAGGTTCAAATGTGTATCCATTGATCATGACGACATTCAGTATGTAGACTTAGAAATGAAATCCGAAGAAATTTTAACGGTTGAGCAACGGTTGAACTACACCTTTAAAGACAAGAAGCTGCTCATTCGAGCACTAACTCGTAAGGCATTTGCACAGGAACAAAAGCAGCAAGGGAAAAGCTGTGAGGATCAAGAAGTTTATCGAATTCTTGGCGACGCAGTTCTAAAGGCGATTTTGGTTGAGATGCTTATTCAGCAAGGTTATGATAGCCGCGAGTCTATCACTAACAAAAAGAGCGACCTAGAAAAACGGGAAAATTTGGGGAAGATGTTTGAAGGAATGGGCATTGCGCCATTTATTCGCTTTGGAATCGGAGAGAGAAAACAAGGAATTTCTAGTCAGTCATCAGTTTTAGGAGAAACATTTGAGGCGTTGGTTGCAGCAGTTCATATTGATGCTAGAGACTACGAAAAAACGAAGAAATTTGTTGTCGATCTTTTTAATAAGCCAGTGCTAGAGAGTTCCAAGAATCGAGCATCTGAGCAAAGCTCAGGTCTTGATGAAATCAGTAAGATTTGGATGCTGACTAGGGCCTGTGATAACTGTTTTCAGGTTGATGTGTGTGCCACCATGAGAATGTGTTACTTCGATATAACTGGTGACGATTAGCGCGGCATAACAACCCTGGTGCAGCGGATTGACGAGTACCGCTTGTGATGTGGCAAAGGTTATGGCAACCGCTGACCAGGAACGTTATGCCGCAGGGTCTTAGTGAATGTGCAGCAGAAAGCTGATGCTCTATAAGTATTGTGAGGCAAGACAAGAGGAGGGTTACTTCGCTGTGCATCTAGCAAAATTTCAATTTGGTAGACTGAAGGTGTTGATTAGGCTAAGTTGACCTATGGCTCTTGCGATCGACCAGCTAACACAACAAAAGCCGCTTAGCTTCGACGAGTTCCTTGCCCAGTATGGTGGCGATAACCGCTATGAGTTGATTGATGGAGAGGTGTTCGACTTGGAACCCACAGGTCAGCATGAGGAAGTTGCCGCCTTCGTAACCACAAAAATTTGTGTCCAAATTGAGAGAACAGGTTTACCTTGGTTCGTGCTTCAACGAGGACTATTGCGTCCTTCCAATGCGGGTATGACAGCGTTTCGACCTGATGTTGCAGTTGTTGATCGAGATGAATTGATTAAAGAACCGTTTTGGTCTGAGCAGTCAATTCTGACTTTAGGCAGTTCGATTAAATTTGTGACAGAAGTTGTGAGTAGCAACTGGCAAAATGATTATGCTCGCAAGGTTGAAGACTATGCAGCTTTGGGCATCTCAGAGTATTGGATTGCAGACTACGCGGGGTTAGGGGGGACTCGACACATTGGGAAGCCCAAACAGCCGACCCTTTCCATTTGCACGCTAGTAGATGGAGAGTATGAAATTCATCAGCTTCGAGGCAGTGAGATTATCGTCTCTCCAACTTTCCCAGAGTTGAGACTAACTGCTGAAGAAGTTTTGAGGGCTAATAGGTAACGGCGGCATAACAACCCCAACGCAGCGGACGGGCGAAAGCCGCTGGGGATTAGTTTGAGGTGATCTGCCGCCGCTGGTTGGGAACGTTAGCTGGCTCCGCATCAGGGCTTTG is a window of Leptolyngbyaceae cyanobacterium JSC-12 DNA encoding:
- a CDS encoding putative transcriptional regulator (IMG reference gene:2510095174); translated protein: MTFKPSYFKADLFKVLSNPVRIQILDALRLGEQSVGYIAEWLEIEASAVSQQLAVLRSRNLVTSRKQGNYVFYSVRDPALFKVLDAALEVFNNHLVDVRDALEQLE
- a CDS encoding putative hydrolase (metallo-beta-lactamase superfamily) (IMG reference gene:2510095175); translation: MLDVKVFDVDHGFSVIIDPHNHHAIVLDIGFNSRSGAGAWQYLLKRHYPVVDCLIVPAYVPEHLDGMPEFLEHLAESGVTIQRLIANPSLPLEQFPELQEVSSWARNPLQVTAKHHPECQRISQSIAISGVNFTFFWSSPQVCQDVRDLSLVTFLSYEDINMILPSDLKTAGWQTLLKCDEFRESLRQVNIFVASNHGREDGYCSEVFEYCKPDLVIVSNEGGHPLSPIMLERYKRHAKGAPDGVCDHNVSDHTVLTTHDNGTITVSKCLDRLRKVTSERYNSLVRAV
- a CDS encoding hypothetical protein (IMG reference gene:2510095176), with translation MNYLVRKFENQLSTPTTQAQDWCVIRQMATMQSLVIGRFSSRIEAEHYRNFMKRIYPHSFFEVIFDAPLD
- a CDS encoding sulfate permease-like transporter, MFS superfamily (IMG reference gene:2510095177~PFAM: Sulfate transporter family; STAS domain~TIGRFAM: anti-anti-sigma factor; high affinity sulphate transporter 1) produces the protein MATVRERFRWQNPLAHWRGDLTGGLTAAVVALPLALAFAIASGVDPKAGLYTAIVAGCVAALFGGSPVQITGPTGAMAVILLGIVAKYGIEKVWLAGVMAGLIQITLGVAKLGRLVKFIPYPVTAGFTNGIAIIIFCGQLNNFLGLSLPRAEHFLPGLWQTVHHLSEAHWRAIAIATVVIVTKLLWAKLRTSIPGSLVGLVLATVLVAGFHLDVPTIGSIPQALPMPHGIPHWQDFGLIRELINPALALAALGSIESLLSAVVADGMTVSEKHDSDRELIGQGLANMIVPFFGGIPATGAIARTAVNIRAGGRTRLSGVIHSLALTLIVLLLAPLAAQIPLAALAGILMVTSVRMLEWEAIGLLMRATYADFAVMVLTWAVTICFDLVLAVEVGLIAAGALFIKRMSDLSMGRVPETEAFPPGIPLELGKQIAVYRVDGPMFFGAAERFVTFLRDEPEVRYLILRMRFVPVMDTTGLVALEDIYYDLKRRGCQLLLSGLQPEVKQMLERTGLLNRIGPENCFDSTDAAVKSLTSKLACELPPPLPQEKPEKVLL
- a CDS encoding hypothetical protein (IMG reference gene:2510095178); protein product: MTKSIQIVHNCECPCCRQSGTVSRRFFLQSILPAALIYGATLIRPQSALADEHRATALVLSCIDFRFVGLEQSFLSNQHLDHAYDWVALAGASLALTGFPHPAEAEVFWDQLGLSKRLHDIRKVIILDHQDCGAYASLYRQPFPDLTSEQNLHAKYLNQAYEQIRQRYPDLEVELYFVKLTGEVSRVPPHQLT
- a CDS encoding hypothetical protein (IMG reference gene:2510095179~PFAM: Uncharacterised ACR, YggU family COG1872~TIGRFAM: TIGR00251 family protein), with the translated sequence MFCVAIILQVKVKPNSRVSLLEQMPDGNWLARLKSPPVDGKANAELLALVAKHFRCPKSAVTIKSGQSGRTKFLVINPPTD
- a CDS encoding hypothetical protein (IMG reference gene:2510095180), which gives rise to MVANNTATELHQESDTKAEARNEANKQEKIKVSLDSLKTPVASEAFNARVTCQRRS
- a CDS encoding arylsulfatase regulator (Fe-S oxidoreductase) (IMG reference gene:2510095181~PFAM: Radical SAM superfamily~TIGRFAM: radical SAM additional 4Fe4S-binding domain), producing the protein MLEIAAMALILIARDKDQIMTKETLYKKSDYVRVLGDDERLLIYHSLFNNPLETNNTILGMMEVFSTPTPLDKISELYEGDVEAIISSLVDLHFIVPIDQDEREVLSSLHEGFLKEVQVGEKLSRLELAISNACNFGCQHCMHFLNNEVPSRIDPAMHMSAETAKQSIDTFVAQVRKNDNNSVRVHFGNGEPLMNWATLLFALEYCGSIEDINFSYAMNTNLSLLDEKKAEVLKQYNVKISTSLDGLKDGNDAIRVDHKGRGTFDTIMSKIQLLKSIGHPIDGFTVTVTDKNFQLIDESIVDLAKEIGVKDMAMDFDLVRSTGITTESCVEKIILLRRYAHQQGLNFYGTWETPYRNLMSSSWLNTPHAFCPAMEGKTLEFNVDGSLKTCGHTNTVVGTSDKFEDCFTPNSKYSQLIESRLPGNNDFCKGCEIEGSCAGQCQVTLESSRNDSQLVEKMCQLMIATTQSLVHEYLEGR
- a CDS encoding arabinose efflux permease family protein (IMG reference gene:2510095182~PFAM: BT1 family), whose amino-acid sequence is MRKLVIFMGLFYLIQTYTNNPGITALPQSLYLKETLGLSATTIAQIGGIISVPWMIKPVWGFIVDTFPIFGFRTKSYLIICYSLASVVLLWLGSLEKYTGFILALGGVITSVCIATSDVVADRLMVTKGKALNQTSTLQSAQWTALCIGEALMFYLGGLLAKFTSLSIAFTVSAFVPLLGLLATLFFFKEDRINKDRYSPISSIKVSISTLWRAIKSRHFIAVVLFIAFLKFSPSPPLLFYFRDTLGFSEDFVGSLSAVGSIASAIGAIVFGVFSPKVSRRSLLNLIIGLSALSTFCFTFIYNPISAVLIQSVSSFFSMIAFIGVLEISARASPEGAEGTSFALLASISNLTLSFGEIFGGWLYDFKIPFALLTAISAAFTALCWFLIPILKLDKN
- a CDS encoding hypothetical protein (IMG reference gene:2510095183~PFAM: PIN domain) is translated as MRLLLDTQCWLWWFAQPEKLSENVIEQIANESNEVWFSVASVWEMGIKVSIGKLPLPEPIDDYVSTRMTQLGARSLEITASHALRVAALPLHHRDPFDRMLIAQAQVEDMTLVNADSTFNQYEVSLLWAASS
- a CDS encoding prevent-host-death family protein (IMG reference gene:2510095184~TIGRFAM: prevent-host-death family protein) encodes the protein METVNIHQAKTNLSRLLSRVELGEEIVISNRGIPIAKLVPFRTSLDRQSSLGQDRGKFIVPDDFNAPLPEDILVAFEGGTE
- a CDS encoding dsRNA-specific ribonuclease (IMG reference gene:2510095185~PFAM: RNase3 domain) — translated: MKSEEILTVEQRLNYTFKDKKLLIRALTRKAFAQEQKQQGKSCEDQEVYRILGDAVLKAILVEMLIQQGYDSRESITNKKSDLEKRENLGKMFEGMGIAPFIRFGIGERKQGISSQSSVLGETFEALVAAVHIDARDYEKTKKFVVDLFNKPVLESSKNRASEQSSGLDEISKIWMLTRACDNCFQVDVCATMRMCYFDITGDD
- a CDS encoding hypothetical protein (IMG reference gene:2510095186~PFAM: Protein of unknown function (DUF820)); protein product: MALAIDQLTQQKPLSFDEFLAQYGGDNRYELIDGEVFDLEPTGQHEEVAAFVTTKICVQIERTGLPWFVLQRGLLRPSNAGMTAFRPDVAVVDRDELIKEPFWSEQSILTLGSSIKFVTEVVSSNWQNDYARKVEDYAALGISEYWIADYAGLGGTRHIGKPKQPTLSICTLVDGEYEIHQLRGSEIIVSPTFPELRLTAEEVLRANR